From Choristoneura fumiferana chromosome 7, NRCan_CFum_1, whole genome shotgun sequence, the proteins below share one genomic window:
- the Naa20A gene encoding N-alpha-acetyltransferase 20 A, with translation MTTIRPFTCEDMLKFNNVNLDPLTETYGLSFYTQYLAHWPEYFQVAESPSGEIMGYIMGKAEGLGENWHGHVTALTVSPDYRRLGLAATLMSILEDVSEQKKAYFVDLFVRVSNKVAINMYKNLGYIVYRTVLEYYSGDPDEDAYDMRKACSRDVNKTSVIPLAHPVRPEEVD, from the exons ATGACAACAATAAGACCATTTACATGCGAAGATATGTTAAAATTCAATAATGT gaaCTTGGATCCATTGACTGAAACCTATGGTTTGTCTTTCTACACACAATATTTGGCTCACTGGCCCGAGTATTTTCAAGTTGCAGAATCGCCGAGCGGTGAAATTATGGGATACA TTATGGGGAAAGCAGAGGGGCTTGGTGAGAATTGGCATGGACATGTTACTGCTCTGACTGTTAGTCCTGATTACAGAAGGTTGGGCTTAGCTGCCACTTTAATGAGCATTTTAGAAGATGTTTCGGAACA GAAAAAGGCTTACTTTGTGGATTTGTTTGTGAGAGTAAGTAACAAAGTAGCCATCAATATGTACAAGAACCTGGGATACATTGTGTATAGGACTGTCCTGGAGTATTATTCTGGGGACCCAGATGAGGATGCTTatg ACATGCGAAAAGCCTGTTCCAGAGATGTGAATAAAACTTCAGTAATACCATTAGCACATCCTGTTAGACCTGAGGAAGTAGACTGA